ATACCAATCACGTGCTCAAAGGAGTTAACCTCAATGTCGGTAACTCTGATGTTGTTGTGGTTATCGGAGCTAGTGGTTCCGGAAAATCTACATTGCTTAGGTGTGTGAATCGTCTGGAGACATACACTAAGGGACAGATTAGTCTCAATGGTGATAAAGTTCCAAGCAGTGAGAAAGAAATCAACGCCATGAGAAGTAAAGTCGGTATGGTTTTTCAACATTTCAACCTATTTCCGCACATGACTGTTTTGGGTAACGTGATAGAAGGTCCAACACAGATCAAGAAGACTCCGAAAAAGGAAGCTGTCGAGATTGGTATGTCCTTTCTGGATAAAGTTGGCATGGCAGAGAAAGCGGATGCTTATCCTGAAACTCTTTCCGGTGGACAAAAACAGAGGGTTGCTATTGCCCGGGCTCTAGCAATGGAACCGGAAGTAATGCTTTTTGACGAGCCTACTTCAGCTCTTGATCCGGAACTTGTTGGTGAAGTGCTTACCGTTATGCAGGATCTTGCAGAAGATGGGATGACCATGATGGTCGTGACTCATGAAATGAATTTTGCAAACGAAGTTGCTGATTCCGTAGCCTTTATGGATAAGGGTGTAATCCTCGAGCAGGACGCTCCTTCACGATTATTCACAGCACCTACTGAGGAACGAACTCAGGAATTTCTAGCTCAAATTTTATAATTTTGATTTTATAAAAAGTTATAACTGTTACATAGAATTACAGCAAAAGTGTGCCAGGATCTATCTGATTCTGGCACACTTTTTTTTAAACATTCCGTTAAGCTGCAACATATCCTCTAGTCGTAGAATTCCCTAACTGGCATACTTATTGTATTTAGATATTTAATGTTTTACTGAATAATAGGTCTGGAAATAGATTGGAGGTTGCTATGCGCGCAATGAAAATTAAGGTGATTGTCTTTTTTGTCATATTTCTTGGGTTTATGTCCTTAAATACAGGTTTTTATTGGTATAACGTAGTATCGTTGCGAGATCGCCTCGTTGTGATGGATCATTTTCATGACCTCCTTTCAGATATTCTTGAAATTAGACGTTATGAAAAAAACTTTTTGTTTTATCCTGAACCTGAAAGTTTGAAAGAGGCTGTAATTTATTTAGATAAAGCTGAAGGGGCTGTTGCGGTCCTTAAAGATAATATTATCGAAATCGGCGGGCAGGATTATTACAATAAATTTATGAAAAATATCAGCGACTATAGCCAACAGCTTAATATCTTGAGCCGTGGGGCTAAAGGGGATCTGATAAAAACCAGAAATCTTGGAACGGAGATGGTCCAGAGCGCGCAAAATCTCCTTGCTTTAAAACAGAAACTAATCCACACGACTTTAATAAAAATTCAGTATATTCCTATAGTTGTAATGTTGTCGCTGGCCCTTTTAATAGTAATACTTTTTTACTGGCAGGCTAAGAAAGTGCTTGGCAGGCTTTTGTATGTTCAAAAGGCAGCGGAAGGCGTAGCAAAGGGGGATTACAGCTCCATTGATCAGATTACGAGTGATGATGAGATTTCAAGCTTGATGCATTCGGCTTTCAGTAGCATGGCTGCTGATATTGAACATCGGCAGAATCAACTGATTGAGTCCAGAAAACTCAGCTCTATAGGGACTCTTACTTCTGGCATAGCGCATGAGCTGAATAATCCGCTTAATAATGTTTCCCTTACGGCTGACACTATGCTCGAAGAGTTTGAAGAGATGGAAGCTGAAGAGGGCAAGGAAATGCTGAATGACATAATTAATGAGATCGGACGGGCCAGTGAAGTTGTCAGAAATCTGCTTGATTTTTCAAGAGAGAGCGAGCAGAGCATCAGCGAACTCAGAGTAGACACATTGATCAACGAAACTAAAAAGCTGGTAGTCAACCAGCTTAGACTTGATAAGATTACGCTCAATGTTGACATTTTGGATGATATCCCAATGGTTTTGGGTGACCTGAATTCATTGCAGCAGGTTTTTATAAATCTCTTCATGAACGCAGACCATGCGATGGAGGGCGGTGGAACTTTAACCGTGACCGTATCCTCTGCTCCTAATAATTACGTCAGGTTTGATGTTACAGATACAGGCTGCGGAATGACTGCGGAAACTTTGGAACGTATATTTGACCCGTTTTTCACTACAAAGCCCGTAGGCAAAGGGACAGGGCTCGGGTTGTCAATTATTTATGGGCTTATTAAGAAGCACAGCGGATTCATTGAAGTGCAAAGTAAGCTGGAAGTAGGAACTACCTTTTCAATTTTTCTTCCGGCTGTAAGCCAATTGGAGAATTCTCATGGACAAATTTCGAGCGGCAATAATTGATGATGAACAACATACAACAAAGCTTGTTGCAAAGGTCTTAACCAAACTTGGTTTTGAGACTGAAACATTCGATTTGGGGCATCCTTTCCTTAATCGAATGGCCGAAAAAACCTTCGATCTGGTTTTTATTGATCTTCATCTTCCGGATATTGACGGCATGACAATCCTTAACTTTGTAAAAAAAGGATTTGAAGATATTGAAGCCGTCATCATAACCGGACATGGCTCCATTCCCTCTGCCGTGGAAGCTACCAGCAAGGGAGCGGTTAATTATATTGTTAAACCTTTTCGCCTTCAGGAAGTTCGGTCTTTAGCTCAAAATTGTCTTGAAAAACTTCATCTAAAAGAAGAAAATAAACGGTTGAAGCAAAGCTTAAATGGTGTTGTTCAGTTTAAAAATTTTATTGGCAACACCAAAGTTATGCAGGATTTGTTTGCAATGATCCGTAAGGTTGCGGAGGTTAATTGTAATGTGTTGCTTCAGGCTGATACCGGAACAGGTAAAGAGCGTGCAGCAAGAGCTATTCACGAACTCAGCCCTAGACGCAATAAAACCTTTGTTTCTTTTAACTGCGGAGGATTTACTGAAGAACTTATCTCCAGCGAATTGTTCGGACACGAGAAGGGAGCATTCACCGGAGCAACTGCGACTAAAATAGGTCTGCTTGAATCTGCGGACGGCGGGACTGTTTTTCTGGATGAGATAGGCGAAATGCCTATGAATATGCAGGTAAAATTGTTGCATGTCATTCAGGAGAGGCGGATTATTCGTGTTGGGGGTACTAAACCTATTTCACTTGATATCAGAATAATCGCCGCCACTAACCGTGATCTTCATAAAGAGATGGAGCTTGGTCAATTTCGCGAGGACTTGTTCTATCGATTAAACGTAGTTAATGTATACCTGCCGAAATTATCTGAGCGACGTGATGATATCCCATTGCTGGCGAATTATTTTTTGAAAACGTTTAACGCTCGTTTTGGTAAATCAGTTGAATCCATATCACCGCAAGCTCAGGAAGTACTTAATAACTATAACTATCCAGGAAATGTCAGAGAGCTTGAAAACATTATCCAACGGGCTGTAGCACTGGCTGAAGGTGATACTATAGGAATGCGTGAACTGCCGCCTGATCTGCTGAATTTAGCTTTTAGCGCGTTCG
This sequence is a window from Desulfovibrio sp. UCD-KL4C. Protein-coding genes within it:
- a CDS encoding ATP-binding protein → MRAMKIKVIVFFVIFLGFMSLNTGFYWYNVVSLRDRLVVMDHFHDLLSDILEIRRYEKNFLFYPEPESLKEAVIYLDKAEGAVAVLKDNIIEIGGQDYYNKFMKNISDYSQQLNILSRGAKGDLIKTRNLGTEMVQSAQNLLALKQKLIHTTLIKIQYIPIVVMLSLALLIVILFYWQAKKVLGRLLYVQKAAEGVAKGDYSSIDQITSDDEISSLMHSAFSSMAADIEHRQNQLIESRKLSSIGTLTSGIAHELNNPLNNVSLTADTMLEEFEEMEAEEGKEMLNDIINEIGRASEVVRNLLDFSRESEQSISELRVDTLINETKKLVVNQLRLDKITLNVDILDDIPMVLGDLNSLQQVFINLFMNADHAMEGGGTLTVTVSSAPNNYVRFDVTDTGCGMTAETLERIFDPFFTTKPVGKGTGLGLSIIYGLIKKHSGFIEVQSKLEVGTTFSIFLPAVSQLENSHGQISSGNN
- a CDS encoding amino acid ABC transporter ATP-binding protein, whose protein sequence is MQDTINIENVHKWFDTNHVLKGVNLNVGNSDVVVVIGASGSGKSTLLRCVNRLETYTKGQISLNGDKVPSSEKEINAMRSKVGMVFQHFNLFPHMTVLGNVIEGPTQIKKTPKKEAVEIGMSFLDKVGMAEKADAYPETLSGGQKQRVAIARALAMEPEVMLFDEPTSALDPELVGEVLTVMQDLAEDGMTMMVVTHEMNFANEVADSVAFMDKGVILEQDAPSRLFTAPTEERTQEFLAQIL
- a CDS encoding sigma-54 dependent transcriptional regulator, producing the protein MDKFRAAIIDDEQHTTKLVAKVLTKLGFETETFDLGHPFLNRMAEKTFDLVFIDLHLPDIDGMTILNFVKKGFEDIEAVIITGHGSIPSAVEATSKGAVNYIVKPFRLQEVRSLAQNCLEKLHLKEENKRLKQSLNGVVQFKNFIGNTKVMQDLFAMIRKVAEVNCNVLLQADTGTGKERAARAIHELSPRRNKTFVSFNCGGFTEELISSELFGHEKGAFTGATATKIGLLESADGGTVFLDEIGEMPMNMQVKLLHVIQERRIIRVGGTKPISLDIRIIAATNRDLHKEMELGQFREDLFYRLNVVNVYLPKLSERRDDIPLLANYFLKTFNARFGKSVESISPQAQEVLNNYNYPGNVRELENIIQRAVALAEGDTIGMRELPPDLLNLAFSAFGPSGLFSLEEIERRHIKHVLEATGFNKHLTSHILGVPRTTLWRRIKKYNIEVDFEDE